TGTAAAGCTTAGTGATAACACTCTAGGAGCAGCTAGTGATACAGCAATAAGCCAAAGAGGTATTTATCAACTACTAAATAAAAGCAAAAGCTTTAGCGAAAATGGTTATGTAACACTGCCAAATAATTTAATGATTCAGTGGGGACAATGGAGCAAGGGCAATGGCGATATAGTAGGAGAGAGAAAACACACAATACCTTTTAACTTAGCATTTCCAAATATGTGTTTAACTGTTAGCTTAAGCGGTGGTGCAGGACATAGCGGAGATAGAAATAATAATTGCATAACCGAGCTTATGAGTTTTAAGCAAGATAGCTTTAATGCATTTATATATGAGTATTCAGCCTCAACACAAGTTTATAAGCTTTTTTGGTTTGCAATAGGTTATTAGATAAAACAAACAGGAGAGAGCATGAAATACGCACACTATGATAATAAAACAAATGAGATATTAGGCTATTATGATGATAGCATTCATCAAATCATTCCAACGCCAAATATATCACTTAGCAATGAAGAGTGGAGCAAAGCAATTAATAAAAACGCTACGCATATAAATTTAAAGACAAATTAGCTTTATATAAAAGAGCATAAGATAACAGAGCAAGAGCTTAAACAAAACGATATAAATGAGCTTAAAGCTGAGATAACAGAGCAAGAGAGCCTTTTACGCAAAGCTTTATTAATAGGCAATGAAGCGTCTTTAAAAGAGCTGCGTGATGAGTATAAAGATATGCTCGCCGCTCTTGCAAAGCTACAAAACGAGTTAAAGGATATTGATAATGACTAAGTTTAAATTTAAAAGAGTTAAAAGGTGCGATATATGTGCTTCAAAGCTTGATAAAAAGGGTGTATGTCCGTGGAAAGAGTGTCCAAGCAATATAGCTAAAATGATTAAAAAAGAGAAGGCAGATAAGCAGGTGGTAAAAGCAGAGGAAAAAGAGGTAGTATGAGCTATTTTTTAATATTTATTTGTGCCTTTATCTTAGGTTTGATTTTTGCTCCGTTTGCTATTTTTCTACGTGCTAGAAAATGTAAGCAATGGGATAAAAGCAATATGATGAATATTCTTAGAGTATTAGCCCACCTTGCTACTCATCCAGACGACTTTGCAAAATTCCGCTATGAGAATGGCTTAAAGCCTTTTTGGTATCTAGGTAGTGATGAGTTTTTAGATATTGTAAAAACAAGAGCAAAGGAGTGATTATGTTTTTAGTACTTAATAGAATACGTGGTGAATATAGCTATTTCGCAAAGATCAATGCAGTTCTAATTGCACTTTTAATTTTTGCATTTTATGAAAATTTCATAGTTGCTATTTGCTGTGGGCTGGGGTATTTAGTAGGCGAATCAAAAGGATGGGGCGTATGGGTAGGAGCATTGGTATCTCATAGTAGCTACAAAGATGAGTCAGAAAACAAATTTATTGAACAAATAGCTTGCAAGTTTTTTAATCCACAAACGCATTGGCTAAATTATTGCAGAGTTTGTCTTTTTATGCGTGGTCTTGTTTGGTGGCTACCGGTATTTATACCTCTTATGTTTGTAGGAGTTTATATCGCACCTTTTTTAGCTGTAGCACTTGCAATAGGCTTTCTTATGGCTTGCGAGCTGGGATACCGCACACGCTGGATAACAGATCTTGGCGTATGGCAAGTAAATGATGCTTGGGGCAGGCAAGAGGTTTTTTATGGAGCCATGCAAGATATAGCTTTTATATGGTTGTTTTTAAATTTTTAATAAAGGAGTAAAAATGGCAGCAAAATTTGGAGTAAATGTCACCATTTCAGCAGAAGCGGCACGTCCCATTCAGGTTGAAAGCACCACGCCTATTGGTATTGCAGGTTATGAAGAGGTTTTAAATAAGGGCTTACACTTTTTTATGACAACTGATAAGGCACTTGATTATCTCAATTCCTTATATGAAGCAAAAGAAGATGCTAAAGAGAGCTATAAAAAAGGCTCAATTTATAGAGCTTTAAAAGCTATATCAGATCAAGCGGTGCAAACTCAGATCATCTTATCAGTCTTTAGTAAAGATGATGACGAAGACAGCAACGATGAAATTTCAGAATGCCTAAATGCAATAGGTCTGTTTGAAAAAGCAAAAGTAAAAACAAGCTATCGCCCAAATATCATCATAGCACCTGAGTTTAGCGGTGAAGACGCGATAAAAGCAAAGCTTGAAAGTGTCGCAAAGCGGTTAAAAGCTACGGGCATAATTGATTTAAAAGCAAGCAGTGCAAGCGAAGCTATTTTAAAGATGAAAGACTTTGGCACAAACCGCCTGATCGCAGCCTATCCATACGTAAAGACGTGGGATGATGAGACGAATGAGTATGCTATGACGCCACAATCAGCACGCATAGCCGGCATGATAGCTTACGTTGATGGGCAAAGTGAATTTGGATATAGTGATAGCTACTCAAACCGCGTAATGGGCGGAGTTGTAGGATTAGCTGATGATATAGACTTTGAGCTGGGTGAGACTTGCACGGCTGATGAGCTTAGAGCTGCTAAAATTTCAACCATTATTAGAGAGAGTGGCTTTAGAACTTGGGGTGGTGAGACATCAGATCAAGACAGTATCTGGCAGGATTTAGCACGTGTTAGAGTATTTGACCGTATTTCACAGGCAGCTCAAAAGGGAGTATTGTTTGCTATTGATCGCAAGGCCGATCAACTCTATCACGCAAAAAGAAGCGTTGAAGAGCTACTTCGCCAGCTTGTAGGAGCAAAAGTATTGCTTGGCTATGAGCTATCTTGGAGCGAGAAAAACACAGATGCCACCGTAACGACAGGTAAGTTCTACCTAGACATTAGAATGCAAAACAATCCTATCGTAAAACAGCTAACGCTAGATTTTATCTACGTAGATAGCTACTTAAAACAGTTAATGGATGATTTAAATAAATAAAGGAGTAAATTATGATTAAACGACAAGTTCCTCAAGTAGTCCAAGAGGCTAACGTATATATTAACGGACAAGGATATTTAGGTGTGGTTAAAACACTTAATATTCCAAAGATAGAGCAAGATATGATAGAAGCCAAAGGTGCATTAAGCGGTAGCTTTGCAAGCGGAGTTATAAAGCCGGTGGAAATGGAATTTAAACTAAACGTGCTAGATAAAAATATGTATTTAGGATACGGGCTTAATACTTGGAATAATAAAATTCCTTTTTTATTTAAAGCAAGTATCTTTCAAGCGGGCAAAGGTGAAGCACAGCCTTTTTCTATGGCAGTAACCGGGGATATTATAGAGATTGACCCAGGCAGCTTTGAAAGTGGTAAAGAGCTTGAAGTTACGGTTAAACTTGCGGTGCATTTTTTAGACATAAATATAGGCAAAATACCTATGGTGCTGTTTGACGTAGAAAACATGATATGTCTAATAGGTGGAGTGGATTATCTAGGAAAAGTTAGAAGTAATCTAGGCGAATAATAAAATTTGAAAGGATAAGAGATGAAAGAGATAACACTAAAAAACGGCGAAATTTTACAGATGAGTGAGCCCACCGTAAGGGTGCTAAAAAACGCAGATAAAAAAGAAGGCGAGATGGAAAAGGCTATTTACATGATAGCTGCGCTTACCAATAAAACTGAGCAGGAGATTGAAGCTCTTGGGTTAAAGGACTATATGTCTTTACAAAAGGTCTTACAGGATTTTTTGACCAAAGCAGGGGTTACGGACTAAAAGCCGTTGCCCTTGTGGGGTATACTCTAAATTTCGGTTACAACGAAATTTTAGATATGGAAATTAGCGAATTTATAAAATTCTTAAAGATTTCGCAAGAGATCATTAAGAATAAGAGCGTGTTATAAAAAATATTTGTGTTAAGCTTTTATAAAAGTTTTTAAAAATCTTTTTAAACACAAAAGAACAAAATATCGACAAAGGAATAGTTAAAGGGAAGAAAAGAAGTGCAGCAAACGGAGCACCGATAAGAGAATAAATAAGATCGTTTTTATCATCCATAGAAATAAAAAGGAGGATAAAACCGATAAGCACGGCAAAGGCTTTATTTAAAAACAAATCGGCATTAACTTCGGCATTTATTTTATCTCTATTAACTTTATTCATTTTAGCTCTCTTTTGGGTGTAATTATGCGGTAAAAAGGATTAAAAATGGCTGATACTTCTATAGGTATAGCTTTAAATTTAGCGGTCAAAGGACTTGCAAATATCGATATGTGCGGTGCTTCTATGAAAAAGCTTGCATTTTCTATTAAAGGAGCAGGCAAAGAGGCACGCTATTTGATGAAAGAGTTAAAGCAGATAAAAGCAAATAACCTTATACTTAACCGCATAAAAAGTCAGATGGACGGCTTTAAATCAGAGTTTATGGAGAGAGCCGCTACAGCCGTAAGCCTTTCTTTGCCGGTAAAATTCGCCATAGACTTTGAAAGTGCGATGGTCGATGTTAAAAAATACGTTGAATTTGAAAGCGAAGAGCAATTTAGGCAAATTGGAGGCGAAATCAAGCAGCTGTCATCACAGTTTGGAGTGGGCTTTGCTGATATTGCAAATATAGCTGCTAGTGGAGGTCAGCAAGGCTTAAAAGCAAACCAAATTATGGATTATACAAAGCTCGTCTTGAAGATGGGCGTAGCATTTGATATGAGCGGGCGTGATGCAGGCGATGCGGCAGCTTACGTAATGAATAACTTTAAACTAAGCGTTAAAGAGCTTGAAAAGCTTGGGAACCAGATGAATTTTTTAGATGATAAAATGTCAATGGTAAAATCAAACGAGCTGTTTAATATCCTAAATAGAACTTCATCAAATGCTAATATTTTAGGGCTTAGTGCGGATAGCACGGCAGCACTTGGAGCTAGTTTATTAAGTGTAGGCAAAGCTCCTGAAGTAGCCTCTACCGCACTAAATTCAATGTTTAATGCTTTAGCAAACCTAGATGGGCAAGATGAGAAATTTCATAAAGCTCTAAACAAAATGGGACTAGATGCCCAGTATTTAAAAATAGCGTTAAAAAAAGACACCACAAAAGCAGTGCAAGAGTTTATTTTAGCCATTAGTAACGTAAAAGGCGATGAGCAAATGGGCGTCT
This window of the Campylobacter anatolicus genome carries:
- a CDS encoding phage tail sheath family protein; the encoded protein is MAAKFGVNVTISAEAARPIQVESTTPIGIAGYEEVLNKGLHFFMTTDKALDYLNSLYEAKEDAKESYKKGSIYRALKAISDQAVQTQIILSVFSKDDDEDSNDEISECLNAIGLFEKAKVKTSYRPNIIIAPEFSGEDAIKAKLESVAKRLKATGIIDLKASSASEAILKMKDFGTNRLIAAYPYVKTWDDETNEYAMTPQSARIAGMIAYVDGQSEFGYSDSYSNRVMGGVVGLADDIDFELGETCTADELRAAKISTIIRESGFRTWGGETSDQDSIWQDLARVRVFDRISQAAQKGVLFAIDRKADQLYHAKRSVEELLRQLVGAKVLLGYELSWSEKNTDATVTTGKFYLDIRMQNNPIVKQLTLDFIYVDSYLKQLMDDLNK
- a CDS encoding phage major tail tube protein is translated as MIKRQVPQVVQEANVYINGQGYLGVVKTLNIPKIEQDMIEAKGALSGSFASGVIKPVEMEFKLNVLDKNMYLGYGLNTWNNKIPFLFKASIFQAGKGEAQPFSMAVTGDIIEIDPGSFESGKELEVTVKLAVHFLDINIGKIPMVLFDVENMICLIGGVDYLGKVRSNLGE
- a CDS encoding gp53-like domain-containing protein, with the protein product VKLSDNTLGAASDTAISQRGIYQLLNKSKSFSENGYVTLPNNLMIQWGQWSKGNGDIVGERKHTIPFNLAFPNMCLTVSLSGGAGHSGDRNNNCITELMSFKQDSFNAFIYEYSASTQVYKLFWFAIGY
- a CDS encoding phage tail assembly protein encodes the protein MKEITLKNGEILQMSEPTVRVLKNADKKEGEMEKAIYMIAALTNKTEQEIEALGLKDYMSLQKVLQDFLTKAGVTD